The sequence below is a genomic window from Desulfopila inferna.
CTGTCAATGCACGCCTTACCGCAGCATCTATGTCGTCAACGACTATATCGAGGTGCACGGGGGTCCAGTGTCTTTGGTAGTTCCTCAGGTGGGGAGAGACGGGTGAAGCCTGGGTTCCGTCAGTCTTGAGCAGCAGATATATCGGAGTCGAGCCTCCGAGGAGTTCGACACCATCCACGCCAAAGCGGCGCCCTATGTGAAGTTCAAAGGCTGCGCAAAAGAAGTCGATGGCGCGATCGAGATCATCGACGTCGATGTTGACGAGAAGTTGCACGAGTGCATCCTCCTGCGATGCCTGACAGCTGGCCCGCTGCCCTGCGCTGTTGTGGATTCAACTTATAGCCGATGGTCAAGGTGACAGAACATTGCTTTAAAAGCCAGCCCTGACTTTACGCAGATTCCTTCCAATAAATCACCTAACAAAAAAATATTCTCTTCCAGGTGTTCTTTCAAGTTATTTTTGTTGTTTTAAAGTGCTGCAGCCCTCCAACTACGAACAGCTTCTATTCCCTTGGCACATTTGACAAAAAATCCTGTTCTGCCGTACAATAAATTTAGAACCATAATCATAACCTTTCAGCACTGTATCACAGCGAAGCTTCGACTAACCCAGCTGAGCTGGACTCTTTACAGCACCCCCTTGAGGGGCATAATAACCTTTAGACAGATTATTTCTTGCAAAAAAGCAAGAAGACAATCTGCAGGATACTAATCGGCAATTCTCATTTTCAGATTCCTCAGATGGTTTGAATCCGAATTCATTGCATTCGTAATCATTCTGATGTCATTTTCTGCAACGGCAATCTTTCTCACCCAATACGGCAACCTTGACTTACTTGTCGATAAGGAGACCCCATGGAAAATTACAAAAAGATTCTATTACCTGTAGATGGTTCTGAAAACTCAAAACTTGCCAAGAAACATGCCATTAACATCGCCAAACTTATGGATGCCGAGATCCTGTTGGCCTATGTTACCGGCCCGATTCCCGGCATCGTCACCGGCAAGGCAAAGGAAGAGGCTATCAAGGCTCAGAAAGAAGAAGCCGATCTTCTGCTTTCACCCTACAGAGATTATCTTCAGGCAAATGAAGTTACCTTCACTGAAGCTGTTGCTCACGGGTACAAACCCGGAGATGAAATATGCAGAATAGCCGAAAGGGAAGGTTGCGATCTGATAATTATGGGCTCAAGAGGACTCAACGATTTTAAAGGCATGGTGCTCGGCAGCGTGACTCATCGTGTCCTGTCGCATTGTCATCACATTCCGGTCTTTGTTGTACGCTGAACAAGATGATTTGTAATACAGAACCGGCTGGGGAGCTGCGGCCTGCTTCCCGGCCAATCCGCTGAGACCGGAGCCCCATGGACGGTGCGACAATAGTTTTCAAGCTCCTCGGAGGACTTGTTCTCTTCATGTTCAGCATCAGGATGCTGAGCGACACCATGAAGAGAGCTGCCGGGCCACGATTGAAACTCATTCTCGAGAAAGCTACAGCCACTCCCCTGGGCGGCATGTTCACCGGAACTCTGGTCACCTTTCTGGTGCAGAGCAGCAGCGTCACCGTGCTGCTTCTGCTTGGTCTGGTCAATGCCGGTGTTATGAAACTCAGGCAGGCAATATTCGTCATTCTCGGCTCTGAGATCGGCACAACCTTTACCGCCCAGATAGTTGCTTTCAAAGTAACCATCTTATTTTTTCCTCTGATCATAGTCGGTTTTATTCTACAGGCCTTTTTCCCAACCCGTGAGGGAATCAGGGATAGCGGCGAAATTGTATTATTTCTCGGCCTGGTATTTCTGGCCATGAAGATTATGGCGGACGGTGCTGCTCCACTCCGAGAGTATCCTCAAGTCATCGAGCTGATTATCCGTTTTGGAACATTTCCGCTTTTGGGCATCCTCATGGGTACGCTCTTCACTGCACTCACCAGCAGCAGCTCGGCGACGACAAGTCTGGTAATAGCCATGAGCATGGAGGGCGTTATTGATTTGTCGTCGGGGATTTCCCTTATCGTCGGCGCCAATATAGGAACCTGCGTCCTGGAGCTATTCGCCACCATCGGCACCGGGATTTCTGCCAAGCGCACAGGTCTGGCCCAATTCATAATCAACCTGACCGGCGCCCTGCTGATCTATCCGGTAATCGTACCGTTTGCCGATCTTATCTCGAAAACCGCCGACGTTATCCCAAGACAGATAGCCAATGCGCATACGATATTCAATGTTTCAGTGAGCTTTCTTCTCCTGCCGTTCTCCGGGATCCTTGTTTCCCTTCTGGAGAAGATAGTTCCCGGCAAGGAAAAAGACTTCCCCGATATTATGGCAAGTCTTGACAGTCATCTTCTCAAAGTACCGGCGCTTGCCTTATACAGAGCGGAGGAGGAAGTCTATAAGATGGTGACTATAACCGATGAAATGCTCAAGCTCGCCGGCAGAAAATTATTTTCTCAGGATAAAGGAGGAGGAAAAACTGTCAGGAAGTATGAAGAGAACATCGATTTAGCAACATATGCTGTGACGGAATATGTGCATCAGATAAGCACACTGCTCCTTTCCAACAGAGACAGGCTTAGAAAACGGGCAATTATCCATTCACTCACCGATATTGAACGGATTGCCGATCTTGCCGAAAATCTGGTTATTTATGCTGACCAGCCTGAGATCATTTTCTCTGAACCAGCCAGAAAAGATCTGCAGCACATTTTTGAAAATGCCACCATGGCCTACGATGCAGCAGTTCAAACTGTTCGTAAGAAGCGGAAGATTATACAGCTCGACGTGCCCGACATGGAAAACCAGGTGAACACCAGAAAAACGGAACTGCGCATGAAATACCTCAAACGTCAGGTGAAAAAAGGTGAAAAGACCGCTGTGGATGCTTTTTATCCCGCAGTTTTCAGGGATCTTGAACGGATAGGCAGCCATTCATTTAATATTATTGAGCACTTTGACACTCTGGACTGATTTTGTCTGATATTTGGCGCTGCCCCGCGGTTTGAAATTGTTTTTGACGGACTTACAATAACTGAAGAGTCTGATGATAATGATAAAATATCTGAGTCTTACTGCTGCATCACGGGAGGATTCTTCCAATGCCTGGAGTTACTTCTTTCGAGGAGCATCATCAGCGTTATGAGGCTTGGTTCGACCGACATGCAGTTGTTTATGTTTCCGAACTGCTTGCCTTGCGACCCTTTGTCCCTCTGGAAGGCCGGGGAATTGAAATCGGGGTGGGAAGTGGACGCTTTGCCGCACCGCTGGGTCTTCGCTTCGGCATCGATCCCTCACGGGCAATGCTTGACCTTGCTGCTGCACGGGGAATAACAACAGTTGCAGGCACCGCCGAGAATCTGCCTTTCAAGGCCGATAGCTTCGATCATGCCCTGGTCGTGACCACCCTCTGTTTTGTCGATTCTCCGACCAAAATGCTCGACGAAATCTCCAGGGTGCTCAAGCCCGGCGGACGTCTGGTCCTTGGTTTTATTGATCGGGAAAGTTCTTTGGGTCAATATTATCAGGCTCATCAGGTAAAAAGCGTCTTTTTCCGCGATGCCACCTTTTTTTCTGCCGGCGAAGTTGCCGAACTTTTATGCCATACGGGGTTTTCAATACACAGCTGGGGCCAGACACTCGAACATCCTTTGCCTGAGGTACGGGAAATTGAAGCTCTGCGCTCAGGTTATGGCCAATGCGCATTCGTGGTGGTCGCTGCAGCTAATCCAAAGGAATCAGGGTAGCTGCAATCTGCTGTCATCTTTCAATCATCAGGTAAAGGAGATCTACGAAAAAGAAGAGGAATCATAAAAAAGCTTGAATAGCAGAAGACTTCAGACAGGAAAAAAGGTAGATTGGCGCCTCGATGATTCTTTTCGTTCTGAATTTCTTTGTCTCAGGTTCTGAGAAGAAAAAATCTACCAAACCAAAAGTACCTAACCCAGCTGAGCTGGATAAGAACCTTTAGACAGATTATTTTCTTGTAAAAAAAACAAGAAAATAATCTGTAAGGTACTAACGTCTACCAGGTGAAACAATGAAGGATGCCCGACCCCGAAGCCGTGCCAAAACAGCTAAAAAAAAGAACACCGAATATATAGTAGAGAAAAAAGAAACCCTCCTGGTCAGCCTGCTAAGCCACCTGCCGCATAAGAGCCGCAACATTCTCAAGGCCGTACTGAAGGACAGGCAGGTTTCAGTTGACGGCAAACCTGTCACCCAGTTCGATTACGCTCTTGTGCCCGGCCAGCGTGTCGAGGTGAGCTGGACCAGAGCCGTACCGGTGCAGCAGCCGCGTGAGCTCAATATTATATTTGAAGATGAAAACATCATTGTCATCAATAAACCCGCAGGGCTCCTCACAGTCGCCACGGATAAGGAAAAACGTAAAACAGCCTATTCAATGCTGAGCGATTACGTTAAGAAGGAAAATTCCGAAAATAAAATTTTTGTCATCCACAGACTCGATCGGGAAACATCGGGACTGTTGATGTTTGCCAGAAACGAGAAAATCAAAGAACAGATCCAGGAAAACTGGGGTTCAACGGTGAGTCAACGCACCTATGTTGGTGTGGTAGAGGGCCGAATCGAGCAGCCGGAAGGAACAATTTCCTCATGGCTCACCGAGAGCAAGGCCTTCATCGTGTATTCATCACAGAATCCGCAATCCGGGAAAAAAGCCATCACCCACTATAAGACATTGAAGGCAAACAACACCTATACCATGCTGCAGATTAACCTGGAAACGGGGAGAAAACATCAGATAAGGGTGCATATGCAGGACATGAAACATCCTATTATCGGTGATAAAAAATATGGCTCAAGCGACAATCCCCTGCGCCGTCTCGGCCTGCATGCCCAGGTGCTGGCTTTTGTACATCCGTCAACCGGGGAACCGTGCCGCTTTGAGACGGGAATTCCTGAAAAATTTCAGCAGCTTTTTTCAGCATGACGGCCAGGAAAGCAGCAGCCATCCCTACTGCCTTGCATCCACCAATGCAAAACGGGGTCATGGTATCTCGCTTGAAGTATTGTAAAAGCTCTGCAGTGAAAAAATAAGAGACAATGACCAACAATTTTGTGCTGCGCAGCCTTCGCTATACTTTCCAGATCGGCGATTCACAGATGATTGCCCTGTTCGGGGCGGCGGGCTATCAGGTAACACGGCAACAAGTCAGTGACATGCTGAAAAAAGAGGATGACCCGGCATATCAAAAATGTTGGGACGCTGAACTGGCCGTTTTTCTTAATGGTTTCATTTCCTGGAAACGGCAACAAACAGAGCATCAGAGTCCCTCTCCGCAGCGGAAGCCCGAGCAACATCTGACCAATAATATTATTCTGCGGAAGCTGAAAATAGCTCTGGACCTGAAAGATGAGGAGATACTGGAGATTTTGACCCTGGCAGGTCTGCCGGTAAGCAAACCTGAATTAAGCGCTTTTTTCCGTAAACCCGGTCATAAGAACTACCGCGCCTGCAAGGACCAGATACTGCGAAATTTCCTCAAAGGCCTGCAGCTGAAATATCGACCTGAAAGCAATCACAACAGTGACTTTAAATGGAAAATGAAGAAATAGAAATACCATTCACATCTTGTTTCTTCCTGTTTCTCGATCAAAAATGGGGTTCTTCCATATTGAGCTTACCTGCAGTAAAAAAAAAGGTACTAAAATATACAAATATAACCTGAGATTCCTTTTGGCGGTTTTTTTTGGGGGGCTGGTCCACATGTGTTGCATGGTGATCTCTCCCTGACTGCGCCGCAGTCAAGTAATACTGAAACAATCAGAGTTGATGGACTCGTAAAAAGACCGGATCGACGTTGATGTAAACCTAGCTCTAAGTCTTTGATTTAACGTATAATATGCAATGCCAAATCACCGTTCCAGATAGTACGCCTGGTACAACGAGTTTTGTCAAAATCGGAGTTTATGCCCGTAGGACGCCTATCGCAGAGCTCATCTCAGCAACTCCGATGACTTTCGAGGTCATCAGAGTTGAAATACAACGGGCTGCAACGCATCTCATAGGAGACCCCCATGAGGCGCATGGATCCGGAAAAAATTTGTTGTAACAGGTGGGTCGTATAGCCGGTGGTTTTAACCACCGGAGACATTGCGGACACACGATGAGTCCTGAAAGGACGATGTTAATACTTCATCCAAAGAAGATCCAAAAGTAGTGGCAATCCACCTACAATGATATATCTTTCTCCACAAGCACAAACTATCGATATACTGACGGAACAATGAGGTCTACCCAAAAGGAGCCGAAAATGGTTGCCGACAATGCTATTATTCTTGACCAGGTACCCGATGCCCCAGTCAAAGATAAAGATTATCTCTTTTATCTTCACGGCCTGATAGTTGAAGAGGCCGGTATCCGCCCCAAAAGTGACGAGCATGGATTTTACGAATACCGGCTCATTCTTGAAGAACTGGCCGGGCATGGATTCATCGTTATCAGCGAGGCACGGCCGCAAGGGACTCAAATCAAACCTTATGCTGAAAAAATCGTCAATCAGATCAGAAAACTTCTGTCCCATGGGGTAGCGCCGGAAAAAATAACGGTGACCGGTGCGTCCAAAGGCGGCAGCATCAGCGCGTATGTGTCCGCCATGCTTAAGGAGAGAGACGTAAATTACCTGTTTCTGTCCGGTCTTTTTGAAAAAAATCTGACAGACGAAGATTTGAAATTGTACGGTAATGTCCTTTCTATCCATGACCGGGCCGATAAGCTGAAGATCGTCCCGTCACTCTACTTCCAACGGTCCGAGGGGCTGGGGAAATTTGAGGAGTTTGTCCTTGATCTTGATGTGGGACACGGTCTGATTTACAAACCCTACCCGGAATGGATCGACCCCTTTTTACAATGGCTCGGAAAATGATAAAGTATTCGCTATAAATGCCCCAAAAAAGAATTTATTTCCTCACTGCGAACAAATTTCATCCTGCACAAAACAGCTAGGAATAGAGGTGCATTCATGATAGGCTAAATATAAGGAAACCGGATCAACCTACTGACAGAATACTTTTTTTCAGGAATAGAGGAGGGAATATATGGAGGAGATTATTCACATCATTGTCCCCGTTGACCTCGAACAGCATACCGAGAAGCTTGTAAACTTTGCCATTGACATAGCCGGCAAGCTTGATTGCGAGATCACCTTTTTCCATGGAGTCGAGTATGCCGCCACGTCCCTGCCTTATATGGGAGAGATGGCCATGGGGAGTTTTTCATATGACGATTACACCTTTGCACGTGTCGATCAAGCCCGGAAAAAACTCGATGAGATTGTGAAGAAATGCGAGGGCAAATGCAAAAAATGCAGCAGCAAGGTAGCAACCGGTGACGTGGTCGATGAAATTATTGAATATGCAAAGGACCAGAAGTCCGACATGATCATCATCGGTACGCATGGCAGAAGAGCAATTGAAAAAATTCTCCTTGGCAGCGTCGCCGAACGCGTAATCAAAAGAGCTCACTGTCCCACTTTGGTGATGAATCCTTATCGCTAGGAAACAGCCTGAAACAAACTTTGGTGGCTTAGCGAAAAACTCACCGGGATCAAAGAGAAGTAGTCTGAAGATGGCGGCCTCTCCGGTGAGGATCAGCCGAACCGAAAGGACTGCCCCATCCTTATCACAGTCAGGTTTTAATCTCGATTTTTTTGGTCTTTTCGGATTCGGCGCCGGGCAGCTTGGGCAGAGATATCTTCAATACACCTTTTTTGAATTCAGCATCTACCTTATCAGAATCAACCTTGGCATCCAGAGGAATCACCCTGCGAAAGGAACCATAGGACATCTCGCGGTGATAATATTCCTCATCCTCCTCCTTCTTTTCTTCTTTTCTTTCCCCGCTGATGACAAGGAAATCATCTTCCAGCGAGACAGAAATATCTTTTTCATCCATGCCGGGGAGTTCGGCCGTTACTTTGATCTTTTTCGACGTCTCCTTGACATCGATACTCGGAGCAAAACGTGATAACGGCTCATCCAGTACTCCTAAGGGAGAAAGATCAAGGCCGCTGTAGAATTCATTGAACATCCTATTCATTTCCCGTTGCAGACTTGTCATATCGTCCCAACCTGCTCCTCTTCCCGTCAGTGCTCCTCCTCTACCCCGCCTTGCCGGTAAAAATCTTGATAATGCCATTTTTTTTACCTCCTTTGTCTTGTCTCCAATAACCACAAATCGCCACCCATACCCACACCAGATACGCAGATGCTTCACTTCATGGATTTAGAGATACAAATAATGCGCCATTCTTATATCTGGATTTAGTGAAACGGCCCAGCATAGCATGACAAATTATCAACACCACAAGAACTTATTCATATTTAAGCCTTACAAAAAAAGACACCGCAAGAAGACAGATCTTCTCATCCTGCATCCCTCAACCAGCCCGGAAAAATCAGCAGTCTCTCGGACAGGAAAAATCCTGTCACGCAGGAATACTCCTCTTTCCTAGCGACTTCGAAGGCCCTCACTCTAAAGGCACAGCTTATTGATGCGCTCCTGGGATGTAACACTCAGGCTTCGCAGGTTTGGTTGTCCCCCGACATGCAGGCCCTGACAAAGCAGTTACAACGTCCCTATCGGCAGAATTTCATTCAATACTTTACAAAGCTGGAAAGTGATGGTCAAAGTAATCGTATTGCATTATGGTGATTCCGTCTCCGGCAGGACAAAGGGTTCTGCCGAATTTTATCAGATCCGGTTGGGAGCAGGTATGAGAATTGTAATATATGGCGCCACCGAAGCAGGCTATATGGCGGCGCTTCGGCTGAGCAACGATCATGATATTACGCTGATTGACGAACAGGAACAACTGCCGGAAAAATTCAGCGACCTGGACATCAATTATGTCAGCGGCAGCGGCGCAGATGTGGCCGCGCTCGAGCGGGCGGAGGCCTCTAATGTCAACCTGTTCATTGCCTGTTCCGATCTTGATGAAGCCAACATCGTGGCTTGCTGGACCATAAAGCGGATCAAGAACATTGAGACAATCTGTTTTGTACGCACCATCAACCTTTACAAAAACCTCTTATTTTACCGGCAAAGCGCCTATCGAACACCATATGATATCGATACGGTCATTTGGCCCGAACTGCTGCTGACCCAGGATATTTTCCGGATAGTATCGGTGCCAGATGCCATCGATGTCGAGTATTTCGCTCAAGACAGCACCAAACTGTTCGAGTATCGCATCAAGAAGGATTCGATCATTCTCAATAAACGAATCATGGACTGCGATTTTCCTACTGACGTCATCATAGTCGGCATTACCAGGGATAACACTTTGTTCATTCCCGATGGCTCAACCATAATCAGAAATAAAGACAAAGTTGTCTTTATCGGGACCGGTCCGGCGCTGGATATCCTCGCAGCCAGATTCTTCAGGAAAAGCAGCGCCATCAAAAAGGTCGCCGTTATCGGCGGCGGCAGTGTAGGCTTTCTTTTAACGGAAAAGCTCGAACAGGCGGGAATCCAGGTAACCCTGATCGAGCACGACAGGGAACGCTGTTCGTTTCTCGCCGACAACCTGCGCAGAAGCCTGGTTCTTCATGGCGACGGCACCGATTTTGAGCTGCTCGAAAATGAGGCCATAGGTGAGGTCGATGCGGTTATCTGCGTTACCAATAACGATGAAAAAAATCTTTTATGCTCACTTCTGGTCAAACAGCTCGGCTCCGCCAGAATCATCACCAGGGTCGGCAACGTCCAGACGGCTCTTCTGTTTGATCGGGTCGGCATCGATGTTGTGGTTTCTCCGCGTGAATCGGCGCTGAAAGAACTTCTGAACCGGGTACAGGCAAGTGATGTCGACATCCTGGCCCTGGTCGAAGGTGGCCAGGGAGAGGTATTGCAGATCAACCTGGCCGAAGACTTTCCCCGAACCCGAATCATCGATGTGCAATTTGGCGCCAAGGCGATTGTAGGCACCATCCAGAGGGGCAGACAGATAATTATTCCTCATGGAGAGACCACGCTGCAGGGCGGCGATCTCTTAAAGATATTTACCATGGCAGCCGATGCCGACACCGTTAAAAGGATGTTCAGCAAATGAAAAGTGTCCATATATTTTCTGCGCTGGGTATCATCCTTGTTGCTTTTGGTTCCATTATTCTCTCCCCGGTGGTTGTTGCCCTGCTTGAAAAGGATTACCTTTCAATATATCCGTTTGGCATCGCCTCTGCCAGTGCCATAGTGTGTGGTCTGCTGCTGCAGAAGGCTGGGGGGTTTTTGCGGAATTTCGACACACTCAAGCGCAATGAAGGCATGTTGATTGTTGCGTTGGCCTGGATTACCACCGCGGCCTTTGGCGCTATTCCCTACTTGTTCTTTGGCCTGCATCCGTTGAATGCCTTTTTTGAGTCGGTTTCGGGGATAACCACCACCGGTGCCACCGTGCTGACCGATTTTTCCCTGTATCCCAAATCTTTCTTCTTCTGGCGCAGTCTTACCCAGTGGCTGGGGGGCATGGGTATTATCGTTTTATTTGTTGCCATTCTGCCGCAGTTCAAAATCGCCGGCCGCCAGATGTTCTTCGCCGAGGCGCCCGGTCCGACCGAGGAAAAGGTCACCCCTCGCATCAAACATACGGCAACGGCTCTCTGGCTTGTCTATTTCTCTCTCACCCTGATCGAGATTGCATTGCTTAAAATCGCTGGGATGCCGCTGTTCGATGCGATATGCAATTCACTGTCGACCATGGCGGCCGGAGGTTTTTCTCCTCACCCGCAATCAATAATGGGATACCAAAGCTCGACAATCACCTGGATCGTGATCTTTTTTATGCTTCTTGCAGGTTCAAACTTTGCCCTACAATACCGAATGACGGCACGGCGCAGGCCGCTGGCGCTTCTGGGCAGTGAGGAATTCCGCTGCTATGCCTTCTTCATTCTGGCCGGCTCCATATGTCTGGCCCTGCTGTTGTTCTTCCTTGGCAATATGGTAATCGGTGATGCCATCCGCGACAGTCTGTTCCAGATTATCTCCATAATTACCACAACCGGCTTTTCTTCTGCGGATTTCGCCATATGGGCGGTGGCGGCCCAGACGATCCTGTTTGCCTCTATGCTGATAGGCGGCTGCGCCGGATCTGCCGGTGGCGGGGTGAAGGTTGTTCGGGTGCTGCTGGCCGGGAAGTATTTACGCAGGGAAATTGTGCAGATCGTCCATCCACGAATTGTCATGCCGATCAAGATCGACCGCAAAACGGTACCGGAGAATATTCAGCTTCAGGTGCTTGGCTTTCTCTTCTTCTATGTATTGCTTATGACCCTTTCCGCATTTATCGTCACCGCTATTGAAGGCAATCCTTCAATCGGCCTGGTCGGCACGGCGGCAACCATCGGCAATATCGGTCCGGGTTTTGGTGAAATCGGTCCTATGGCAAGTTACGACCATCTCTCCAGCGCTACAAAAATGATTTTCATTATCAACATGATCGTCGGACGCCTGGAGTTGATTCCCTTTCTGGCCATGCTTCATCCTGATTTCTGGAAATTCAGAAAATAGCATTTGATCCCGTTGACCTATGTCGAGGCACTTCCGTCAATCCGGACTCGTCAGTCTGTTTTTCCATTTACCGGAAGGACGGCAGAAGAGATCATCAAGGGCTTACCAGACTTGAAACAACCATATTGCGCCCGCTCTGTTTAGCCGTATAGAGATTGATATCGGCCTTTTCCAGAATCGATTCAGGCCGGAATTCATTGGTCAGCCTGGCTGTCGCCAAACCGATGCTGATGGTAATATGATCGGCGATCCCCGAATATTGATGGGAGATATTTAATTCTTCTATGGACAGACGGATACGATCGGCAACCAGATTGGCGGAGTCCCTATCGGTATCCGGGAAGATCATGACAAATTCCTCACCTCCGTAACGAGCAACCAGATCGGCCGGTCTTTTCACCGAATTGTGTAATACCCTGGCAATAGCCTGCAAGGTACGGTCGCCCATGGCATGACCGTAATGGTCGTTGTACTGCTTGAAAAAATCGACATCCGCCATACCGATGGAAAGAGGGCTTCTGTTACGGATTGCACGAAGGCACTCGTTCTTAAAAACCTCCTCGAACCTGCGCCGGTTGGGGATCTCCGTCAAGCCATCCAGGTAGGCCAGTTGGTCCAGCAGCCGGTATTGATGAACGATGCGCAGATGATTGCGCACCCGCATCTCCACTATCGGAGGTGAAAAAGGTTTGGTTATATAGTCCATCGCCCCCAGCTTCAGTCCATGTTCTTCGTCTTCCATGGAATTCAGAGCGGTGACGAAAATTACCGGAATTGCATTGGTTCGGTCATTATCCTTGAGGCATTTAATGACTTCATACCCGCCCATATCGGGCATCATTACATCAAGCAGAATAAGATCAGGCGGATTTTCTCCGAAAGCGTGCTTTAATGCCTGCGCTCCACTTCTGGCAAGAATTACCGAATGTTCATTTTTAAGGAGA
It includes:
- a CDS encoding Na/Pi cotransporter family protein; translation: MDGATIVFKLLGGLVLFMFSIRMLSDTMKRAAGPRLKLILEKATATPLGGMFTGTLVTFLVQSSSVTVLLLLGLVNAGVMKLRQAIFVILGSEIGTTFTAQIVAFKVTILFFPLIIVGFILQAFFPTREGIRDSGEIVLFLGLVFLAMKIMADGAAPLREYPQVIELIIRFGTFPLLGILMGTLFTALTSSSSATTSLVIAMSMEGVIDLSSGISLIVGANIGTCVLELFATIGTGISAKRTGLAQFIINLTGALLIYPVIVPFADLISKTADVIPRQIANAHTIFNVSVSFLLLPFSGILVSLLEKIVPGKEKDFPDIMASLDSHLLKVPALALYRAEEEVYKMVTITDEMLKLAGRKLFSQDKGGGKTVRKYEENIDLATYAVTEYVHQISTLLLSNRDRLRKRAIIHSLTDIERIADLAENLVIYADQPEIIFSEPARKDLQHIFENATMAYDAAVQTVRKKRKIIQLDVPDMENQVNTRKTELRMKYLKRQVKKGEKTAVDAFYPAVFRDLERIGSHSFNIIEHFDTLD
- a CDS encoding universal stress protein, yielding MEEIIHIIVPVDLEQHTEKLVNFAIDIAGKLDCEITFFHGVEYAATSLPYMGEMAMGSFSYDDYTFARVDQARKKLDEIVKKCEGKCKKCSSKVATGDVVDEIIEYAKDQKSDMIIIGTHGRRAIEKILLGSVAERVIKRAHCPTLVMNPYR
- a CDS encoding alpha/beta hydrolase, whose amino-acid sequence is MVADNAIILDQVPDAPVKDKDYLFYLHGLIVEEAGIRPKSDEHGFYEYRLILEELAGHGFIVISEARPQGTQIKPYAEKIVNQIRKLLSHGVAPEKITVTGASKGGSISAYVSAMLKERDVNYLFLSGLFEKNLTDEDLKLYGNVLSIHDRADKLKIVPSLYFQRSEGLGKFEEFVLDLDVGHGLIYKPYPEWIDPFLQWLGK
- a CDS encoding TrkH family potassium uptake protein; translation: MKSVHIFSALGIILVAFGSIILSPVVVALLEKDYLSIYPFGIASASAIVCGLLLQKAGGFLRNFDTLKRNEGMLIVALAWITTAAFGAIPYLFFGLHPLNAFFESVSGITTTGATVLTDFSLYPKSFFFWRSLTQWLGGMGIIVLFVAILPQFKIAGRQMFFAEAPGPTEEKVTPRIKHTATALWLVYFSLTLIEIALLKIAGMPLFDAICNSLSTMAAGGFSPHPQSIMGYQSSTITWIVIFFMLLAGSNFALQYRMTARRRPLALLGSEEFRCYAFFILAGSICLALLLFFLGNMVIGDAIRDSLFQIISIITTTGFSSADFAIWAVAAQTILFASMLIGGCAGSAGGGVKVVRVLLAGKYLRREIVQIVHPRIVMPIKIDRKTVPENIQLQVLGFLFFYVLLMTLSAFIVTAIEGNPSIGLVGTAATIGNIGPGFGEIGPMASYDHLSSATKMIFIINMIVGRLELIPFLAMLHPDFWKFRK
- a CDS encoding DUF1456 family protein; its protein translation is MTNNFVLRSLRYTFQIGDSQMIALFGAAGYQVTRQQVSDMLKKEDDPAYQKCWDAELAVFLNGFISWKRQQTEHQSPSPQRKPEQHLTNNIILRKLKIALDLKDEEILEILTLAGLPVSKPELSAFFRKPGHKNYRACKDQILRNFLKGLQLKYRPESNHNSDFKWKMKK
- a CDS encoding universal stress protein; this encodes MENYKKILLPVDGSENSKLAKKHAINIAKLMDAEILLAYVTGPIPGIVTGKAKEEAIKAQKEEADLLLSPYRDYLQANEVTFTEAVAHGYKPGDEICRIAEREGCDLIIMGSRGLNDFKGMVLGSVTHRVLSHCHHIPVFVVR
- the trkA gene encoding Trk system potassium transporter TrkA, which produces MRIVIYGATEAGYMAALRLSNDHDITLIDEQEQLPEKFSDLDINYVSGSGADVAALERAEASNVNLFIACSDLDEANIVACWTIKRIKNIETICFVRTINLYKNLLFYRQSAYRTPYDIDTVIWPELLLTQDIFRIVSVPDAIDVEYFAQDSTKLFEYRIKKDSIILNKRIMDCDFPTDVIIVGITRDNTLFIPDGSTIIRNKDKVVFIGTGPALDILAARFFRKSSAIKKVAVIGGGSVGFLLTEKLEQAGIQVTLIEHDRERCSFLADNLRRSLVLHGDGTDFELLENEAIGEVDAVICVTNNDEKNLLCSLLVKQLGSARIITRVGNVQTALLFDRVGIDVVVSPRESALKELLNRVQASDVDILALVEGGQGEVLQINLAEDFPRTRIIDVQFGAKAIVGTIQRGRQIIIPHGETTLQGGDLLKIFTMAADADTVKRMFSK
- a CDS encoding RluA family pseudouridine synthase; translated protein: MKDARPRSRAKTAKKKNTEYIVEKKETLLVSLLSHLPHKSRNILKAVLKDRQVSVDGKPVTQFDYALVPGQRVEVSWTRAVPVQQPRELNIIFEDENIIVINKPAGLLTVATDKEKRKTAYSMLSDYVKKENSENKIFVIHRLDRETSGLLMFARNEKIKEQIQENWGSTVSQRTYVGVVEGRIEQPEGTISSWLTESKAFIVYSSQNPQSGKKAITHYKTLKANNTYTMLQINLETGRKHQIRVHMQDMKHPIIGDKKYGSSDNPLRRLGLHAQVLAFVHPSTGEPCRFETGIPEKFQQLFSA
- a CDS encoding Hsp20/alpha crystallin family protein is translated as MALSRFLPARRGRGGALTGRGAGWDDMTSLQREMNRMFNEFYSGLDLSPLGVLDEPLSRFAPSIDVKETSKKIKVTAELPGMDEKDISVSLEDDFLVISGERKEEKKEEDEEYYHREMSYGSFRRVIPLDAKVDSDKVDAEFKKGVLKISLPKLPGAESEKTKKIEIKT
- a CDS encoding class I SAM-dependent methyltransferase, translated to MPGVTSFEEHHQRYEAWFDRHAVVYVSELLALRPFVPLEGRGIEIGVGSGRFAAPLGLRFGIDPSRAMLDLAAARGITTVAGTAENLPFKADSFDHALVVTTLCFVDSPTKMLDEISRVLKPGGRLVLGFIDRESSLGQYYQAHQVKSVFFRDATFFSAGEVAELLCHTGFSIHSWGQTLEHPLPEVREIEALRSGYGQCAFVVVAAANPKESG